The following coding sequences are from one Trueperaceae bacterium window:
- a CDS encoding HAMP domain-containing sensor histidine kinase has product MPWNALGSVLRRGPEEREARRTLYPLQWHVFGLLLIYTLVVGPVARFEASWWLAGRLGALHPLLPTAFVTFFVLVAATYLARLRSERDTSWEHALRHAAVATIVLVPALVAALNQRGDGAMLAFAVTTFALPVLVYVRPVVVGTWLVLATTLVVGAAFAWQGDPDVRATVLTNAVGAAGFAGLLYALVDRFRLRALERDIEMRALGRLRDTLFHAIDHDLKTPLLAVRHVSRTLRDGDGLEPEDASRLAQRLERSTNDVAHVLSNLTAIGAPPTPDATSDGALCDVEAAVTEAIAFVAADAAEKGVPLDVSVGEVDALAACRHDTLVAILRNVVGNAVKFTPGGRRVAVTATLGPEVVHVLVEDEGVGMPPGVLRRVRAGEVVRGAHGTAGEGGSGVGLLVARALAATIPAPLTLANREGGGVRATLDVPRYRPPRRPPGA; this is encoded by the coding sequence GTGCCGTGGAACGCGCTCGGGTCGGTCCTCCGTCGAGGCCCCGAGGAACGCGAGGCGCGACGGACGCTGTACCCCCTGCAGTGGCACGTGTTCGGCCTGCTGCTGATCTACACGCTGGTGGTGGGCCCCGTCGCACGGTTCGAGGCCTCCTGGTGGTTGGCGGGCCGGCTCGGGGCGCTGCACCCGCTCCTCCCGACCGCCTTCGTCACCTTCTTCGTCCTCGTCGCCGCGACCTACCTGGCGCGCCTCCGCAGCGAGCGCGACACGTCGTGGGAGCACGCCCTGCGGCACGCGGCGGTCGCGACCATCGTCCTCGTGCCCGCCCTCGTCGCCGCGCTCAACCAGCGGGGCGACGGGGCGATGCTGGCGTTCGCCGTCACGACGTTCGCCCTCCCGGTGCTCGTGTACGTCCGGCCCGTCGTCGTCGGCACGTGGCTCGTGCTCGCGACGACGCTCGTCGTCGGGGCGGCGTTCGCCTGGCAGGGCGACCCCGACGTCCGCGCCACCGTCCTCACGAACGCCGTGGGCGCCGCCGGCTTCGCGGGCCTCCTGTACGCCCTCGTCGACCGGTTCCGGCTCCGCGCCCTGGAGCGCGACATCGAGATGCGCGCCCTCGGGCGGCTGCGGGACACGCTCTTCCACGCCATCGATCACGACCTGAAGACCCCGCTGCTGGCCGTCCGGCACGTGAGTCGGACGCTTCGCGACGGCGACGGCCTCGAGCCCGAGGACGCATCCCGGCTCGCGCAGCGGCTCGAGCGCTCCACGAACGACGTGGCGCACGTCCTGAGCAACCTCACGGCGATCGGGGCGCCCCCGACGCCGGACGCGACGTCGGACGGCGCCCTGTGCGACGTCGAGGCGGCGGTGACCGAGGCGATCGCCTTCGTCGCCGCCGACGCGGCGGAGAAGGGCGTCCCCCTCGACGTGTCGGTGGGGGAGGTGGACGCCCTCGCGGCCTGCCGGCACGACACGTTGGTCGCGATCCTCCGCAACGTGGTGGGGAACGCCGTCAAGTTCACGCCCGGCGGGCGGCGCGTCGCCGTCACCGCGACGCTCGGGCCGGAGGTCGTCCACGTCCTCGTGGAGGACGAGGGCGTCGGGATGCCCCCCGGCGTGCTGCGTCGGGTCCGGGCGGGGGAGGTCGTGCGCGGGGCGCACGGCACGGCGGGCGAGGGGGGGAGCGGCGTCGGGCTGCTCGTCGCGCGCGCGCTGGCGGCGACGATCCCCGCCCCCCTGACGCTCGCGAACCGCGAGGGGGGCGGCGTGCGCGCGACGCTCGACGTCCCCCGCTACCGCCCTCCGCGCCGACCGCCCGGAGCGTAG
- a CDS encoding response regulator transcription factor, whose translation MIHVAIVDDHAVVRAGLEAVLARADDVRVAGVYADGAAFLDGLAQLERLDVVLLDVSMPGRDGFDVLRRLRERRVPPAVVLLTMHAARTHARHAHDLGAQGYLTKDASDVRIVHAVRTVAWGGTAFEDADLDEGAGGGASAGDPAGGRAPAPEGFAALSEQEMRVMRLTYLGLGTTEVARDLGLSPKTVSTYKTRIMAKLGVANLIELIRYAEAVGFRVD comes from the coding sequence GTGATTCACGTCGCCATCGTCGACGACCACGCCGTCGTCCGCGCGGGCCTGGAGGCCGTCCTCGCGCGCGCGGACGACGTCCGCGTGGCGGGCGTCTACGCCGACGGCGCGGCGTTCCTCGACGGTCTCGCGCAGCTCGAACGGCTGGACGTCGTGCTGCTGGACGTGTCCATGCCCGGACGCGACGGGTTCGACGTCCTCCGCCGCCTCCGGGAGCGGCGCGTCCCGCCCGCCGTCGTGCTGCTGACGATGCACGCGGCGAGGACGCACGCGCGGCACGCCCACGACCTCGGCGCGCAGGGGTACCTCACGAAGGACGCCTCCGACGTCCGCATCGTCCACGCGGTCCGGACGGTCGCCTGGGGCGGGACGGCGTTCGAGGACGCGGACCTGGACGAGGGGGCGGGGGGTGGTGCGAGCGCCGGCGATCCGGCCGGAGGGCGCGCCCCGGCGCCGGAGGGCTTCGCGGCGTTGTCCGAGCAGGAGATGCGCGTCATGCGCCTCACCTACCTCGGTCTCGGCACGACCGAGGTGGCGCGCGACCTGGGGTTGTCCCCGAAGACGGTGTCGACCTACAAGACCCGCATCATGGCGAAGCTGGGCGTCGCGAACCTCATCGAACTCATCCGTTACGCCGAGGCGGTGGGGTTCCGTGTCGACTGA
- a CDS encoding DUF1996 domain-containing protein — protein sequence MNHAPRPLRTPPRPPGEPRPAARRAPLLAALALVGGLVACSPSAGASQPAPPVAERPDGIVPADEPAGLREDGTGAFRTHCLETHVAFDDPLVHPGEPGAAHEHVFLGNPDVDAYTTQASLFETTETRCDGGTLNRSAYWMPTLYDADGDRIRFVDPLIYYKTGYHLDPTSIVAPPAGLQMIAGNAMATAPQDVAVTKFRCNAWTPDAPQFSDGDPLDHVPTLPDCEVGDILEIRLVFPQCWDGEHLTSDDLQSHMAYPSEATAPVPGTGSCPASHPIAIPEISYNLGIYVTDETGPSSEWRFVTDPAGAPGGTTLHGDWMNGWDEDVMETIVGRCLHEARECMVGLLGDGTMLRPVPLD from the coding sequence GTGAATCACGCCCCCCGCCCCCTCCGCACCCCCCCGCGTCCGCCGGGCGAACCCCGCCCCGCGGCCCGCCGTGCCCCCCTCCTGGCCGCCCTCGCGCTCGTCGGGGGGCTGGTCGCCTGCAGCCCGAGCGCCGGCGCGTCCCAGCCCGCCCCGCCGGTCGCGGAACGCCCCGACGGGATCGTGCCCGCCGACGAGCCCGCCGGGCTGCGCGAGGACGGCACCGGCGCCTTCCGGACGCACTGCCTCGAGACGCACGTCGCCTTCGACGACCCCCTCGTGCACCCCGGCGAGCCCGGCGCGGCGCACGAGCACGTGTTCCTCGGTAACCCCGACGTCGACGCCTACACGACGCAGGCGTCGCTGTTCGAGACGACCGAGACCCGCTGCGACGGCGGCACCCTCAACCGCTCCGCCTACTGGATGCCGACCCTGTACGACGCCGACGGCGACCGCATCCGCTTCGTCGATCCGTTGATCTACTACAAGACCGGCTACCACCTGGACCCCACCTCGATCGTCGCGCCCCCCGCCGGCCTGCAGATGATCGCCGGGAACGCCATGGCGACCGCGCCGCAGGACGTCGCCGTCACGAAGTTCCGGTGCAACGCCTGGACGCCCGACGCCCCGCAGTTCAGCGACGGGGACCCCCTCGACCACGTCCCCACCCTCCCCGACTGCGAGGTGGGCGACATCCTCGAGATCCGCCTGGTGTTCCCGCAGTGCTGGGACGGCGAGCACCTCACGAGCGACGACCTGCAGTCCCACATGGCGTACCCGAGCGAAGCGACCGCGCCCGTCCCCGGGACGGGGTCGTGCCCCGCCAGCCACCCGATCGCCATCCCCGAGATCTCCTACAACCTCGGCATCTACGTCACCGACGAGACCGGCCCGTCCAGCGAGTGGCGGTTCGTGACCGACCCCGCCGGCGCCCCCGGGGGCACGACGCTGCACGGGGACTGGATGAACGGGTGGGACGAGGACGTCATGGAGACGATCGTGGGGCGCTGCCTGCACGAGGCCCGCGAGTGCATGGTGGGACTCCTGGGGGACGGCACGATGCTGCGCCCCGTTCCGCTGGACTGA
- a CDS encoding DUF1996 domain-containing protein, which produces MHKPAWIILILGAALGALALGGCAATGASTAPGPTPPPTSPSVPDGSPTIHVDGTRDVDDAVLDAVQDTLALAEAEWGLGWNVDYYVIGADAAAAQAFLEGTYCPRGVEQGRYADVAACLERNPKEKVDVGTGAPRYVGLMEYHQYSLDPGSSAARTGEAPMHVFFHSLPPGLAGVDPDVPADDDLAVVLHEFWSTVQVEHTGETTEAAAQPKMGPVWFVEGAQEYMGQRLRSDLRAAGTLPDDVGNADLTYGFRDAMERVATRIDGNAACHDRRLTEFVAYGGECGFYGIDLGTWAMAYMHSLPGVADDAMTETLQPAVASDGWKAAFETTVGMTLAAFETRFHAFLDQPLEAQLAILPAASDPPAGGRPEGVVPADDVAERREDGTGAFRTHCLETHVAFDDPLVHPGEPGAAHEHVFLGNPDVDAFTTADTLLDAAETRCDGGTANRSGYWVPALYDADGDRMPYVEPLIYYKTGYHLDPATLVPPPAGLRMIAGNAMATAPQDTAVTKFRCSNWSTDAPQFDPGDPLDHVPTLPDCEVGDILEIRLVFPQCWDGEHLTSDDLQSHMAYPSEATAPVPGTGSCPASHPVAIPEISYNFEMFVTDETGPSSEWRFVTDPPGAAGGTTFHGDWMNGWNETVMTTLVERCLNDARDCDTGLLGDGTRLEPVPFD; this is translated from the coding sequence ATGCACAAACCCGCATGGATCATCCTCATCCTCGGGGCGGCCCTCGGCGCCCTCGCGCTCGGAGGCTGCGCCGCGACCGGCGCGTCGACCGCCCCCGGTCCGACGCCTCCCCCCACGTCGCCCTCCGTCCCCGACGGGAGCCCCACGATCCACGTCGACGGGACGCGCGACGTCGACGACGCCGTCCTCGACGCCGTTCAGGACACCCTCGCGCTCGCCGAGGCCGAATGGGGCCTCGGGTGGAACGTCGATTACTACGTGATCGGGGCCGACGCCGCCGCCGCGCAGGCGTTCCTCGAGGGCACGTACTGCCCGCGGGGCGTGGAGCAGGGACGCTACGCCGACGTCGCCGCCTGCCTCGAACGCAACCCCAAGGAGAAGGTCGACGTGGGAACGGGCGCCCCCCGCTACGTCGGCCTGATGGAGTACCACCAGTACAGCCTCGATCCCGGCAGCAGCGCCGCGCGGACGGGGGAGGCCCCGATGCACGTGTTCTTCCACTCGCTCCCGCCCGGCCTTGCGGGCGTGGACCCGGACGTCCCCGCCGACGACGACCTGGCGGTCGTCCTGCACGAGTTCTGGAGCACGGTGCAGGTCGAACACACGGGCGAGACGACCGAGGCGGCCGCCCAACCGAAGATGGGGCCGGTGTGGTTCGTGGAGGGGGCGCAGGAGTACATGGGGCAGCGCCTCCGGTCCGACCTGCGCGCCGCGGGGACGCTCCCCGACGACGTTGGGAACGCCGACCTGACGTACGGGTTCCGCGACGCGATGGAACGCGTCGCCACCCGCATCGACGGGAACGCCGCCTGTCACGACCGGCGCCTGACGGAGTTCGTGGCGTACGGCGGCGAATGCGGGTTCTACGGCATCGACCTGGGGACGTGGGCCATGGCGTACATGCATTCCCTTCCGGGCGTGGCCGACGACGCGATGACGGAGACGCTGCAACCGGCCGTCGCGAGCGACGGGTGGAAGGCGGCCTTCGAGACCACCGTCGGCATGACGCTCGCGGCGTTCGAGACGCGGTTCCACGCGTTCCTGGACCAGCCGCTGGAGGCGCAACTCGCGATCCTCCCCGCGGCGTCCGACCCGCCCGCGGGCGGGCGTCCGGAGGGGGTCGTCCCGGCCGACGACGTCGCGGAGCGACGCGAGGACGGCACCGGCGCCTTCCGGACGCACTGCCTCGAGACGCACGTCGCCTTCGACGACCCCCTCGTGCACCCCGGCGAGCCCGGCGCGGCGCACGAGCACGTGTTCCTCGGGAACCCCGACGTCGACGCCTTCACGACCGCCGACACCCTGCTGGACGCCGCCGAGACGCGGTGCGACGGCGGCACCGCCAACCGCTCCGGCTACTGGGTGCCCGCCCTCTACGACGCCGACGGCGACCGCATGCCGTACGTCGAACCGTTGATCTACTACAAGACCGGCTACCACCTGGACCCCGCGACGCTGGTCCCGCCCCCCGCCGGCCTGCGGATGATCGCCGGGAACGCCATGGCGACGGCGCCGCAGGACACGGCCGTCACGAAGTTCCGCTGTTCAAACTGGTCGACGGACGCGCCGCAGTTCGACCCGGGTGACCCCCTCGATCACGTCCCCACCCTCCCCGACTGCGAGGTGGGCGACATCCTCGAGATCCGCCTGGTGTTCCCGCAGTGCTGGGACGGCGAGCACCTCACGAGCGACGACCTGCAGTCCCACATGGCGTACCCGAGCGAAGCGACCGCGCCCGTGCCCGGGACGGGGTCGTGCCCCGCCAGCCACCCCGTCGCGATCCCCGAGATCTCGTACAACTTCGAGATGTTCGTTACCGACGAGACCGGCCCGTCCAGCGAGTGGCGGTTCGTGACCGATCCCCCCGGCGCTGCCGGCGGCACCACCTTCCACGGCGACTGGATGAACGGCTGGAACGAGACGGTCATGACGACCCTCGTCGAGCGCTGCCTGAACGACGCGCGCGATTGCGATACCGGGCTGCTCGGCGACGGGACGCGCCTCGAGCCGGTCCCCTTCGACTGA
- a CDS encoding S8 family peptidase, whose amino-acid sequence MEGLGDPGDAEFVPGDVIVGYEEGASVQSLATLDVEGADLEMVRALSPIAAGVLRDPSLSEDETLAVVAELAARPGVRYAHPNYLYTAAATPNDPIYLDGRQWHYDAIGLPEAWDVTQGSDGINVGIVDSGIVYLEGEPSVSHPDLAGKVHPGYDFVSDVRSSGDGNGRDPLPYDWSPDSSHGTHVAGTVAAATDNGRGVAGVDWNARIVPVRVMGANGFGNIVDIVDGTLWAAGLSVSGVPDNENPAHVLNLSLGGGPACPGLSQDAFDAIRSASPNQAVVVVAAGNEAQDARNVSPASCRNVITVGATGYDDTRAPYSNYGARIDVMAPGGDVSRDLDRNGFPDGVMSTDFGPGRTAEGYEYSQGTSMAAPHVAGVVSLMKGLDPELSFDEALFALTGTAEPLAPGACAPYADAACGAGLVNAPSALRAVRDGAIPTPEVGTLSFEPATIDLGAFDGVRAVTLRNGGSTALTWEARRFFASPDNPADLLDFTIEMDRLQGQVPAGGTQRVQLSVNRNLVTVPGYYEFAVEFVANGEAVFLPGSFLTSDASAPTLTGPMVVAAFLDTGGDEPEVSGSQEDPGVLTRYRFDVKPGDNTVIAWSDENGNVEIDEGDFLGTYPEIVPVGEGEVRTSIDLTLDPVVPTGVVGAAQGSPTDALKHVLEEMRSRD is encoded by the coding sequence ATGGAGGGGCTGGGCGACCCGGGCGACGCGGAGTTCGTGCCTGGCGACGTCATCGTCGGGTACGAGGAGGGCGCGTCCGTACAGTCGCTCGCGACGCTGGACGTGGAGGGCGCCGACCTGGAGATGGTCCGGGCCTTGTCGCCGATCGCTGCCGGCGTGCTCCGCGACCCCTCGTTGTCGGAGGACGAGACGTTGGCGGTCGTTGCCGAGCTCGCCGCCCGGCCGGGGGTGCGCTACGCCCACCCGAACTACCTTTACACCGCGGCCGCGACGCCGAACGACCCGATTTACCTGGATGGGCGTCAGTGGCATTACGATGCGATCGGTCTCCCCGAAGCCTGGGACGTGACACAGGGATCGGATGGTATCAACGTCGGCATCGTCGATTCGGGGATCGTGTACCTCGAGGGCGAGCCCAGCGTCTCCCACCCGGACCTCGCGGGGAAGGTCCACCCCGGGTACGACTTCGTCAGCGACGTCCGTTCGTCGGGTGATGGGAACGGACGCGATCCGTTGCCGTACGACTGGAGTCCGGACTCGTCGCACGGGACGCACGTCGCCGGTACGGTCGCGGCCGCGACCGACAACGGCCGTGGCGTGGCCGGCGTGGACTGGAACGCCAGGATCGTGCCGGTGAGGGTAATGGGTGCGAACGGTTTCGGAAACATCGTCGACATCGTCGACGGCACCCTTTGGGCGGCTGGACTCTCGGTGTCGGGCGTCCCGGACAACGAGAATCCGGCCCACGTCCTCAACCTCAGTTTGGGTGGGGGGCCGGCATGTCCAGGCCTATCTCAGGATGCGTTCGACGCGATTCGGTCTGCGTCCCCGAATCAGGCGGTCGTGGTCGTGGCCGCAGGAAACGAAGCGCAGGACGCGCGAAACGTGAGTCCGGCAAGTTGCCGCAACGTCATCACGGTCGGTGCGACGGGCTACGACGACACGAGGGCGCCCTACTCGAACTACGGTGCGAGGATCGACGTCATGGCGCCAGGGGGCGACGTCTCCCGTGACCTCGACCGCAACGGGTTCCCCGATGGAGTCATGAGCACCGACTTCGGGCCGGGGCGGACGGCGGAAGGGTACGAGTACTCTCAGGGAACGTCCATGGCGGCGCCTCACGTGGCGGGCGTGGTGTCGCTGATGAAGGGGTTGGACCCGGAGTTGTCGTTCGACGAAGCGTTGTTCGCGCTGACGGGTACGGCCGAACCGCTCGCGCCTGGTGCGTGCGCGCCGTACGCCGACGCAGCGTGCGGGGCGGGGCTCGTGAACGCCCCCAGCGCACTGCGAGCCGTGCGCGACGGCGCGATCCCCACGCCCGAGGTCGGAACGTTGTCGTTCGAGCCGGCCACGATCGACCTCGGGGCGTTCGACGGTGTGCGTGCCGTCACACTGCGGAATGGCGGCTCGACCGCCCTGACCTGGGAAGCTAGACGGTTCTTCGCGTCGCCCGACAACCCTGCGGACCTCCTGGACTTCACGATCGAGATGGACCGATTGCAGGGCCAAGTGCCTGCCGGCGGGACGCAACGCGTGCAGCTCAGCGTCAATCGGAATCTCGTCACCGTTCCCGGCTACTACGAGTTCGCTGTGGAGTTCGTTGCCAACGGGGAGGCGGTCTTCCTGCCCGGAAGTTTCCTGACGTCCGACGCGAGTGCACCGACGCTCACGGGTCCGATGGTCGTGGCCGCGTTCCTCGATACGGGAGGCGATGAGCCCGAGGTCAGCGGATCGCAAGAGGATCCCGGGGTGCTGACGCGATACCGATTCGACGTCAAACCTGGAGACAACACCGTCATCGCATGGTCGGACGAGAACGGCAACGTCGAAATCGACGAGGGCGACTTCCTTGGAACGTATCCCGAGATCGTTCCCGTCGGCGAAGGGGAGGTCCGGACGTCGATCGACCTGACGTTGGACCCGGTCGTTCCCACCGGCGTCGTGGGAGCGGCGCAGGGGTCTCCGACGGATGCGCTGAAGCATGTGCTCGAGGAGATGCGGTCGCGAGACTAG